The following are encoded in a window of Ictalurus punctatus breed USDA103 chromosome 13, Coco_2.0, whole genome shotgun sequence genomic DNA:
- the ank3b gene encoding ankyrin-3 isoform X2, producing MDHSEFSFFFFLALHHSTHLYHHESIVLLSSMIQAPLTNFFPSGLSVSQPFLLIFCWILICMFKETVERSTTRTLPAGYPHKPVFSTRSYQAWSAAPATIPGQTKCGLGSLSSSPSNTPSASPLKSVWSITSASPLKSTLGTTNASPVKSVSDIASPIRTYRSLSSPIKTVVQQGQYPSPVSSGLMSSSFKTGTDPVSIKGLAASLSSRPNSVPPSGSILDRTFTTMTPPESPKSVANLYTSALSLRSTLTSASTVATPTFKTLTSLSSMKTSPDRGTVSNGTVLSSLSSPAGPTVVSADTVLLNGSVSPVKYPSYSSISPRLLSDGSSSLQERIQATTQAAASSVSAAFCEAEKTLIGYSTSSYDTIKSMTSPLRSNMSNSVYSSYRAPGPSGTPLSTNAMTVPVFSLVNVLPEPQEKKISDTTSPQTTTHTPSFTPRSKPSKPQLFIPSAAFKSATASQMSSNQDILRDVADMKEGLIKMTAILQTDAANVSKTYQSQATMAKMEDEEPFSLVEKVKEDLVKVSEILSKDVLSETKVCTKDKASEDEWEEFSKDEIEEAQQSVLKSHPTFESTLPVRPQSVQDKDLNLAKVVDYLMNDIGASSLSKIAGEKSKYNEMKEGEEKQKRTFKSEHKLKMPPPGMRTSPSEKDLCKLSDSYSGTDAILESPDDFSHDQDKSPLSDSGFETRSEKTPSAPQSAESTGPKPLFSDVPIPPVITETRTEVVHVIRSYEHPEETCEPLLEEAAALQTPACIEPESAAGSIKDKVKAFQMKVSSEDDSVMSKSMCLKEETHITTTTRMVYHKPQLKEAGSDRIEETMSVRDIMKAFQSGRDPSKELAGLFEHKASKDSIKGDELTPRFLDKDTKPKVERIIEVHIEKGNTTDPTEVIIRETKKHPEYVCKGRSLKEFSNRVEGDFGALQEDELFTAEETVPSFLETSRYSTSVSQEEESRPGSAQLIADDSYKAFKLLSQQSIEYHDDELSELRGESYRFAEKMLLSEKLDASQSDTEDSVINQGNGVTPELGAEGFYGPKKESVFRSARDTSDNYFHKDQYDKLTVLHYTTEPGSPKHTVRMRFTQDRQDRNREKLIYEDRVDQTVKEAEEKLSEVSQFFRDKTEKLNDELQSPEKKPPMRDFRETRSGPSSVCSSPQKTKQKTEMSSEEWDKGKQKLFGSMNERKSTSLPSSPERRMQSCLNEDKSKQENSAWQSKPGDISPPVQVKTSTVSSVRLKFETELQNQDKSMPSTQSKPPVKKLQESKLPVYQFFAGSKASKVDSTEEGTPLNKAAESDKSKVTYGQSSSFSKFGIASCSSENLSDASKIRTSESGKEQIRNAVKDASGIDKQSTISVDLRGQHFKNDLLVKEIQSDLTSKKNHVDSDDTQMKTLKKKITESQIPVRMSSGHPDADQAKKAVVKQLEKSASHIPTLAKTRVQGRSEQSRDPSSGNYSDTSAVEKVTTVTTRESFKGLKTLPVYVSVQVGKQGEKDLAGGANGSFRKIVGSESRTIYTVKQRQPTSPQGSPDDDTLEQISFLDSSGKSPMTPETPSSEEVSYDLTSRNPECFMAFIPGSSSPIAEVSEESEDSEQDKAFTFKEPAPEKLLDTKPANRNQDTGQTSKDKRVAYIEFPPPPPLDTDSSQTEKKGSSPSLEIDTDMMEVNLQEEHDKHLLAEPIIRVQPPSPVPPGANDSDSSEDESVFQPIPVKKYTFKIDEQDHEKESKLKKHDRNGNNREPGINGNGKAEDNDYEQNGNDQSITDCSIATTAEFSHDTDATEIDSLDGYDFQDEDDEHDVKSFGFSSENRKDIWASESMLRPSDRSFSQSKLEVIEEESPTEEYKKAKPKSDPSVKKAENGKDNEKDKKQSNEEGLPDTYFSYKLEEEFNTPFKTVATKGLDFDPWSSKGGDDEVVDARIKDDEPKPFGLAIDEKSQATTPDTTPARTPTDESTPTSEPNPFPFHEGKMFEMTRSGAIDMSKRDFVEERLQFFQIGPQSPCERTDLRMAIVADHLGLSWTELAREMDFSVDEINHIRVENPNSLTAQSFMLLKKWVSRDGKNATTDALTAALTKINRMDIVTLLEGPIFDYGNISGTRCFADDNAVFRDQADGYHDISLELQSPSDLSYEPPTPLRLDDFFSEDGSVVSPSRTLIRPSELSLATTSRDALSPNAAPPTVVAEDSSIGGRGSCSRGGGSTEDDLEVHDSDEVSRHPEVFAESALREQEVPPNGACGARKCGRSGFEEDEEEEMTQEKSPFKGIILEEGSENEEISRERVQANLSQVQKTDKEMSSIAGLQEGASSVSKEISSSVLHTDTQMQQERSQKPTSTPPVLQAEKQNGEHPELQAGSLLEAQEPPRKMKGKGSRDSEKMDRITPDDTTAGPSTMDQETAEPKAKGADRDNESSSDEEHTVTTRVYRRRVILKGDQAKNIPGESVTEEQFTDEEGNIVTRKVIRKVVRRVPGKDEKGKKKRGRRSRQAARADRPAEEGEEEEVPSMSAECLSENSEVGEGDKKKEGRQRGKKGQS from the exons ATGGATCACagtgaattttctttttttttttttttggctcttcATCATTCAACTCATTTATACCACCATGAAAGTATTGTTCTTCTTTCTTCTATGATACAAGCACCACTGAccaattttttcccctctggtctctctgtttctcaaccatttttgttgattttttgttgGATTTTAATTTGTATGTTTAAAGAAACAGTTGAGCGAAGTACAACAAGAACACTGCCTGCTGGTTACCCTCACAAACCTGTCTTTTCAACAAGATCTTACCAGGCATGGTCGGCTGCTCCTGCTACCATCCCTGGGCAAACAAAATGTGGATTGGGTTCCCTCTCCAGCTCACCTTCCAACACGCCATCTGCTTCGCCATTAAAGTCAGTCTGGTCAATAACCTCAGCTTCTCCACTCAAGTCCACCCTGGGAACCACCAATGCATCTCCTGTAAAGTCTGTTAGCGACATAGCGTCACCAATTAGAACATACAGATCTCTCTCTTCACCTATAAAAACTGTTGTTCAGCAAGGCCAATACCCTTCTCCAGTTTCTAGTGGTCTCATGTCTTCATCTTTTAAAACCGGCACAGATCCTGTGTCAATCAAGGGACTTGCTGCTTCATTGTCTTCAAGACCTAACTCGGTACCACCATCTGGTTCCATACTTGATAGAACATTCACCACAATGACCCCCCCTGAATCTCCAAAGTCAGTTGCAAATTTGTATACTTCAGCTTTGTCACTCCGATCGACTCTTACTTCCGCATCTACCGTAGCAACACCCACGTTTAAAACCTTAACAAGTCTGTCGTCTATGAAAACATCTCCAGATCGAGGTACAGTCTCCAATGGGACAGTTCTCTCATCGCTTTCTTCACCAGCTGGGCCTACTGTTGTCTCTGCTGACACAGTCCTTCTTAATGGATCTGTGTCACCAGTCAAATACCCCTCTTATTCTTCTATATCACCCCGTCTACTCTCAGACGGATCTAGCAGTTTGCAGGAGAGGATACAAGCTACAACACAAGCAGCTGCTTCCAGTGTTAGTGCAGCTTTTTGTGAGGCTGAAAAAACTCTGATAGGCTATTCTACATCAAGCTATGACACAATAAAATCCATGACATCTCCTCTGAGATCAAATATGTCAAATTCAGTGTATAGTTCCTATAGAGCCCCTGGTCCTTCCGGTACCCCACTATCAACTAATGCTATGACCGTTCCAGTTTTCTCGCTAGTGAACGTTCTTCCCGAGCCTCAAGAAAAAAAGATATCAGACACAACTTCACCTCAGACAACCACTCATACACCATCATTTACTCCCAGATCTAAACCCTCAAAACCCCAACTCTTTATCCCTTCAGCAGCATTTAAATCAGCCACTGCCTCGCAAATGTCATCAAATCAAGATATTTTACGGGACGTGGCAGACATGAAAGAGGGTCTTATAAAAATGACTGCCATATTGCAAACTGATGCCGCTAATGTATCGAAGACGTATCAGTCCCAGGCTACCATGGCTAAAATGGAAGATGAGGAACCTTTCAGTTTAGTCGAGAAAGTTAAAGAAGATCTTGTGAAAGTTAGTGAAATCCTCTCGAAGGATGTCCTGAGTGAGACAAAAGTCTGCACTAAGGACAAAGCATCTGAGGATGAGTGGGAAGAGTTCTCTAAAGACGAAATAGAGGAGGCTCAACAGAGTGTCCTGAAATCCCATCCCACATTTGAATCCACCCTCCCGGTTAGACCACAGTCAGTGCAAGACAAGGACCTGAATTTAGCCAAGGTGGTTGACTACTTAATGAATGACATTGGTGCTAGTTCACTTTCGAAAATTGCTGGTGAAAAGAGCAAATACAATGAAATGAAGGAGGGGGAGGAAAAACAGAAACGTACATTCAAATCTGAGCATAAACTCAAAATGCCACCTCCAGGCATGCGCACCTCTCCTTCAGAGAAAGATTTATGCAAATTATCCGATTCGTACAGTGGTACAGATGCAATTTTGGAATCCCCTGATGACTTTTCCCATGATCAGGATAAAAGCCCACTCTCAGACAGTGGGTTTGAAACCCGAAGTGAAAAGACTCCTTCGGCTCCTCAAAGTGCAGAGAGCACAGGACCCAAACCTCTCTTTTCAGATGTCCCTATTCCCCCAGTCATAACAGAAACCAGAACAGAGGTCGTTCATGTCATCAGAAGCTACGAACATCCCGAAGAGACCTGCGAGCCCCTACTGGAAGAAGCTGccgcattgcagacgcctgccTGCATCGAACCGGAGTCAGCTGCTGGCTCGATCAAAGACAAAGTAAAGGCCTTCCAGATGAAAGTCAGTTCTGAAGATGATTCTGTAATGAGCAAAAGTATGTGTCTGAAAGAGGAAACTCATATAACCACCACAACTAGAATGGTCTACCACAAACCCCAGTTAAAAGAGGCAGGCTCTGACAGAATCGAAGAAACCATGTCAGTTCGAGACATAATGAAAGCTTTCCAGTCAGGAAGAGACCCTTCCAAAGAACTGGCTGGGCTATTTGAACACAAGGCTAGTAAGGATTCGATCAAAGGAGATGAATTAACACCACGATTCCTTGACAAGGACACAAAACCCAAAGTTGAAAGAATAATCGAGGTTCATATAGAAAAGGGCAACACAACAGACCCAACAGAGGTAATAatcagagagacaaagaaacaccCTGAGTATGTATGCAAAGGCCGTAGTCTGAAGGAATTTTCGAACAGGGTAGAGGGTGATTTCGGGGCTCTGCAAGAAGACGAACTGTTTACTGCTGAGGAAACAGTGCCCTCTTTCTTAGAAACCTCTAGATACAGTACGTCTGTTTCTCAAGAGGAGGAGAGTCGACCCGGTTCTGCTCAGCTCATTGCTGATGACTCATATAAAGCTTTTAAACTCCTAAGCCAGCAGTCCATTGAATATCATGACGACGAATTGTCCGAGCTGAGGGGAGAGTCGTATAGATTTGCCGAGAAAATGCTTCTTTCTGAAAAATTAGACGCGTCACAGTCCGATACAGAGGATTCAGTCATTAACCAGGGAAACGGTGTCACTCCTGAATTAGGAGCAGAAGGATTTTATGGCCCCAAAAAAGAATCGGTTTTCAGGTCAGCAAGGGACACATCTGACAATTATTTCCATAAAGATCAGTATGATAAACTGACTGTGTTGCACTATACAACAGAACCTGGCAGCCCCAAACATACAGTCAGGATGCGTTTCACCCAAGATAGGCaagacagaaatagagagaaacTTATATATGAAGATCGTGTCGACCAAACTGTTAAAGAGGCCGAAGAAAAACTAAGTGAAGTTTCACAGTTTTTTagagacaaaacagaaaagctAAACGATGAGCTTCAATCCCCTGAGAAAAAGCCTCCCATGAGAGACTTCAGAGAGACAAGGTCAGGCCCAAGCTCAGTGTGCAGTAGTCCTCAGAAAACAAAGCAGAAAACTGAGATGAGCtctgaggaatgggataagggGAAGCAGAAATTGTTTGGTAgcatgaatgaaagaaaaagcacTAGTTTGCCAAGCAGCCCAGAGAGGCGTATGCAGTCATGCTTAAATGAGGACAAATCAAAACAGGAAAACAGTGCTTGGCAGTCAAAGCCAGGTGATATCTCTCCCCCGGTTCAAGTTAAGACTTCCACAGTGAGCTCTGTTAGGCTCAAATTCGAAACAGAGCTCCAAAATCAAGATAAAAGTATGCCAAGTACACAATCAAAACCACCTGTGAAAAAACTCCAGGAAAGTAAGTTACCCGTGTATCAATTTTTTGCTGGCTCAAAGGCTTCGAAGGTAGATTCCACAGAGGAAGGAACGCCTCTGAACAAAGCCGCAGAGAGTGATAAAAGTAAAGTGACCTACGGGCAAAGTTCATCTTTTAGTAAATTTGGCATTGCGTCGTGTTCATCAGAAAACCTTAGCGACGCCAGTAAAATCAGAACTAGTGAAAGTGGCAAGGAACAAATCCGTAACGCCGTAAAAGATGCTAGCGGTATCGATAAGCAGAGCACGATCAGTGTTGACCTTAGGGggcaacattttaaaaatgatttacttGTAAAGGAGATCCAGTCAGATTTGACATCAAAAAAGAACCACGTTGACAGTGACGATACACAAATGAAGACtctgaaaaaaaagatcacGGAATCACAAATTCCTGTGAGGATGTCATCTGGTCACCCTGATGCCGATCAAGCAAAGAAAGCAGTTGTTAAACAATTGGAAAAGAGTGCGTCACATATACCTACCTTAGCTAAAACGAGAGTTCAGGGTCGCTCAGAACAGTCTAGAGATCCAAGTTCAGGTAACTACAGTGACACTAGTGCAGTGGAAAAGGTTACCACGGTCACCACCAGAGAAAGTTTcaaaggactgaaaacattaCCGGTTTATGTGAGTGTACAAGTAGGAAAACAGGGTGAGAAAGATTTAGCAGGAGGGGCGAATGGATCTTTCAGGAAAATAGTCGGGTCAGAGAGCCGAACGATTTACACGGTCAAACAGAGACAGCCAACGTCCCCTCAGGGTAGCCCAGACGATGACACATTAGAACAGATATCTTTTCTCGATAGCTCTGGGAAAAGTCCCATGACCCCAGAAACACCTAGCTCGGAGGAAGTCAGTTACGATCTCACTTCACGAAACCCTGAATGTTTCATGGCATTCATACCAGGCAGCTCTAGTCCAATAGCTGAAGTCTCAGAAGAATCAGAGGATTCAGAGCAAGACaaagcatttacatttaaagaaCCTGCCCCAGAAAAGCTCCTAGACACCAAGCCGGCCAACAGGAATCAGGATACTGGACAGACAAGTAAAGACAAACGAGTTGCCTACATAGAGtttcctcctccccctcccttGGACACGGATTCATcacaaacagagaaaaaaggGTCCTCTCCTTCCCTAGAGATAGACACTGATATGATGGAGGTCAACCTCCAGGAGGAGCATGATAAGCATCTACTTGCCGAGCCCATAATTAGAGTCCAGCCTCCATCCCCTGTGCCTCCAGGAGCTAATGACAGTGACTCAAGTGAAGATGAATCAGTATTTCAGCCCATTCCTGTTAAGAAATATACCTTTAAAATTGATGAGCAGGACCACGAGAAGGAATCCAAACTGAAAAAACACGACAGAAATGGCAATAATAGAGAACCTGGGATAAATGGTAATGGCAAAGCGGAGGATAATGACTATGAACAAAATGGCAATGATCAGTCCATTACAGACTGCTCAATAGCAACCACTGCCGAGTTCTCTCATGACACAGATGCCACAGAGATTGATTCTCTGGATGGGTATGACTTTCAAGATGAGGACGATGAACATGATGTGAAATCATTTGGATTTTCCAGCGAAAACAGAAAAGACATTTGGGCGTCAGAAAGCATGCTCAGGCCCAGTGACCGTTCTTTCAGCCAAAGTAAACTAGAAGTAATCGAAGAGGAATCACCAACTGAGGAGTACAAAAAGGCGAAACCTAAGAGTGATCCTTCTGTTAAAAAAGCTGAAAATGGAAAAGACAACGAAAAGGACAAAAAGCAATCAAATGAAGAAGGACTGCCTGACACGTACTTCAGCTACAAGCTTGAGGAAGAGTTTAATACTCCATTTAAAACTGTTGCAACAAAAGGCTTGGACTTTGATCCTTGGTCGAGTAAAGGAGGAGATGATGAAGTCGTTGATGCTAGAATTAAAGATGATGAGCCCAAGCCTTTCGGGCTAGCGATAGATGAGAAGTCTCAAGCGACTACGCCTGACACGACTCCTGCAAGAACTCCAACCGATGAAAGCACGCCAACTAGTGAACCTAACCCGTTCCCCTTCCATGAAGGGAAGATGTTTGAGATGACCCGCAGTGGTGCAATTGACATGAGCAAACGGGATTTTGTTGAAGAGAGGCTGCAGTTTTTCCAGATTG GCCCTCAAAGTCCTTGTGAGAGGACAGACCTGCGAATGGCTATAGTGGCCGATCATCTTGGCCTTAGCTGGACTG AGCTGGCCAGGGAAATGGATTTCTCGGTTGATGAGATAAATCACATCCGTGTGGAGAACCCCAACTCGTTGACAGCTCAGAGTTTCATGCTATTAAAGAAATGGGTCAGCAGGGACGGTAAAAATGCCACAA CGGATGCCTTAACTGCAGCACTGACAAAGATCAATCGGATGGATATTGTGACATTGCTGGAAGGGCCAATATTTGATTATGGTAACATTTCAGGCACAAGGTGTTTTGCAGATGATAACGCAGTTTTCCGGGATCAGGCTGATG GTTACCACGACATCAGTCTGGAGCTGCAGAGTCCCTCAGATTTGTCCTATGAACCCCCGACCCCTCTCCGCCTCGACGATTTCTTTAGTGAGGATGGTAGTGTAGTCTCTCCCAGTAGAACCCTCattagacccagtgaactgtccTTGGCGACCACCTCCAGGGATGCACTCTCCCCAAACGCAGCACCCCCTACTGTGGTAGCTGAGGATTCCTCAATAGGAGGCAGAGGGTCTTGTAGTCGAGGAGGGGGCTCGACTGAAGATGACCTGGAGGTCCATGACAGTGACGAGGTGTCTAGACATCCGGAAGTGTTCGCAGAGAGCGCTCTCCGAGAGCAAGAGGTTCCTCCCAATGGAGCTTGTGGGGCTAGAAAATGTGGCAGGTCTGGTTTTgaagaggacgaggaggaagagATGACACAGGAAAAGTCTCCTTTTAAGGGCATTATCTTGGAGGAAGGGTCAGAGAATGAGGAGATATCCAGAGAAAGAGTGCAGGCAAATCTCTCACAAGTGcaaaagacagacaaagagatgTCTTCGATTGCAGGGTTGCAAGAAGGGGCATCCAGTGTGAGCAAGGAGATCTCTTCTTCAGTTCTGCACACGGATACACAAATGCAGCAAGAGAGGAG CCAAAAGCCAACATCCACTCCACCTGTGCTGCAAGCTGAGAAACAGAACGGGGAACATCCAGAGCTCCAAGCCGGGTCACTCCTTGAGGCCCAAGAACCACCCAGAAAGATGAAGGGCAAAGGCAGCAGGGACTCTGAGAAAATGGATAGGATCACCCCAGATGACACCACCGCTGGGCCAAGCACCATGGACCAGGAGACGGCAGAGCCTAAAGCTAAG GGAGCAGATAGAGACAATGAGTCCAGTTCTGATGAGGAACACACAGTCACCACCAGGGTGTATCGGCGGAGGGTGATTCTGAAG GGTGATCAGGCCAAAAACATTCCTGGTGAGTCAGTCACAGAGGAGCAGTTCACAGATGAAGAGGGAAACATTGTCACCAGAAAA GTCATCCGGAAAGTGGTGCGTCGAGTGCCTGGAAAAGATGAGaaagggaagaagaagagaggcAGGCGCTCCAGACAGGCCGCTAGGGCAGATCGTCCTGCtgaagagggagaggaggaagaggtgcCCTCTATGAGCGCTGAGTGCCTTAGTGAAAACTCTGAG GTCGGAGAGGGAGACAAGAAGAAAGAAGGGCGACAAAGAGGGAAAAAGGGTCAATCGTAA